The Ooceraea biroi isolate clonal line C1 chromosome 1, Obir_v5.4, whole genome shotgun sequence genome has a window encoding:
- the LOC105278540 gene encoding dipeptidase 1 isoform X2, whose translation MYSRRWHKLPSCNISKYCTGKMVYINVAVCLAVLLFVIGLSVGLSVNTFKGRDALDSTPLIDGHNDLPHNLYQKLSNNLSAFHFEKDLRNDVVWGSTVCSSCYTDLPRLIEGKVGGQFWVAYTACGSQYKDSVQLTLRQIDVIRRLIHRYPANLQLVTDAADIEVAWRSGKIASMIAVEGGHSLDSSLAILRLYYDLGVRYVTLTHTCNTPWADASTVNDGYVYNLTEFGQTIIHEMNRIGMLIDLSHVSHNVMKEVLAVTRAPIMFSHSSAFGVCGNYRNVPDDVLHAVKKNNGIVMVNFYSVFVNCNTSRNATMQDVVDHINYIRNLIGVDHVGIGGDYDGVNSMPEGLEDVSKYPDLFDRLYESREGEPTWTKEDLEKLAGRNFIRVFQAVESVRDSLSSEPPREDIIAGDELYIAQKNEGLNPGACQTAKEWNGVNVTDAEQKETRTKRHQA comes from the exons atgtactcCAGACGATGGCATAAGCTACCGTCGT GTAACATTTCTAAATATTGTACGGGTAAGATGGTGTATATTAACGTCGCCGTCTGCCTGGCAGTTCTTCTCTTCGTTATCGGATTGTCCGTGGGGCTAAGCGTGAACACTTTTAAGGGGCGAGATGCTCTAGACTCGACGCCGCTTATCGATGG GCACAACGATCTGCCGCACAATCTTTATCAAAAATTGAGCAACAACTTATCGGCCTTCCACTTCGAGAAGGACCTGAGGAACGATGTTGTGTGGGGAAGTACTGTTTGTTCCTCATGTTACACCGACCTACCCCGTCTGATCGAGGGAAAAGTGGGCGGACAA TTCTGGGTGGCGTACACGGCATGCGGGTCGCAGTACAAGGATTCCGTGCAGCTGACGTTGCGGCAGATTGACGTGATCAGACGGCTGATCCACCGGTATCCGGCGAACCTGCAGCTGGTGACGGATGCGGCGGACATCGAGGTCGCGTGGAGGAGCGGGAAGATAGCATCCATGATAGCGGTCGAGGGCGGTCACTCCCTTGACTCGAGCCTGGCGATCCTCAGGCTCTACTATGATCTCGGGGTTCGTTATGTCACCCTGACGCACACCTGCAACACGCCGTG GGCTGACGCTTCGACAGTGAACGACGGATACGTGTACAATCTCACGGAATTTGGGCAG ACAATCATCCACGAGATGAACCGAATCGGGATGCTGATCGATCTGTCTCACGTCTCGCACAACGTTATGAAAGAAGTGCTCGCGGTGACCAGGGCCCCCATAATGTTCTCACACTCATCGGCCTTCGGGGTCTGCGGGAACTACAGGAACGTGCCCGACGACGTCCTGCACGCTGTC AAAAAGAACAACGGCATCGTCATGGTGAACTTCTACAGCGTATTCGTGAACTGCAACACCTCGAGGAACGCAACGATGCAGGACGTCGTAG atcatataaattacattcgaAATCTTATCGGTGTGGACCACGTTGGCATTGGCGGAGATTACGATGGCGTGAACTC GATGCCAGAGGGTTTGGAGGACGTCTCAAAGTATCCCGACCTATTCGATCGTTTGTACGAGAGCAGAGAAGGAGAACCAACGTGGACCAAGGAGGATCTCGAGAAACTGGCTGGAAGGAACTTTATTCGGGTTTTCCAAGCAGTGGAATCG GTGCGGGACTCCTTATCGTCCGAACCGCCACGAGAAGATATCATAGCGGGTGACGAATTGTATATTGCGCAAAAGAACGAAGGGCTCAATCCAGGCGCGTGTCAAACCGCGAAAGA GTGGAATGGTGTAAATGTAACAGATGCTGAACAGAAAGAGACAAGAACAAAGCGTCATCAAGCATGA
- the LOC105278540 gene encoding dipeptidase 1 isoform X1 gives MGCISALGMAEPSNISKYCTGKMVYINVAVCLAVLLFVIGLSVGLSVNTFKGRDALDSTPLIDGHNDLPHNLYQKLSNNLSAFHFEKDLRNDVVWGSTVCSSCYTDLPRLIEGKVGGQFWVAYTACGSQYKDSVQLTLRQIDVIRRLIHRYPANLQLVTDAADIEVAWRSGKIASMIAVEGGHSLDSSLAILRLYYDLGVRYVTLTHTCNTPWADASTVNDGYVYNLTEFGQTIIHEMNRIGMLIDLSHVSHNVMKEVLAVTRAPIMFSHSSAFGVCGNYRNVPDDVLHAVKKNNGIVMVNFYSVFVNCNTSRNATMQDVVDHINYIRNLIGVDHVGIGGDYDGVNSMPEGLEDVSKYPDLFDRLYESREGEPTWTKEDLEKLAGRNFIRVFQAVESVRDSLSSEPPREDIIAGDELYIAQKNEGLNPGACQTAKEWNGVNVTDAEQKETRTKRHQA, from the exons ATGGGATGCATCAGCGCACTCGGCATGGCTGAACCCA GTAACATTTCTAAATATTGTACGGGTAAGATGGTGTATATTAACGTCGCCGTCTGCCTGGCAGTTCTTCTCTTCGTTATCGGATTGTCCGTGGGGCTAAGCGTGAACACTTTTAAGGGGCGAGATGCTCTAGACTCGACGCCGCTTATCGATGG GCACAACGATCTGCCGCACAATCTTTATCAAAAATTGAGCAACAACTTATCGGCCTTCCACTTCGAGAAGGACCTGAGGAACGATGTTGTGTGGGGAAGTACTGTTTGTTCCTCATGTTACACCGACCTACCCCGTCTGATCGAGGGAAAAGTGGGCGGACAA TTCTGGGTGGCGTACACGGCATGCGGGTCGCAGTACAAGGATTCCGTGCAGCTGACGTTGCGGCAGATTGACGTGATCAGACGGCTGATCCACCGGTATCCGGCGAACCTGCAGCTGGTGACGGATGCGGCGGACATCGAGGTCGCGTGGAGGAGCGGGAAGATAGCATCCATGATAGCGGTCGAGGGCGGTCACTCCCTTGACTCGAGCCTGGCGATCCTCAGGCTCTACTATGATCTCGGGGTTCGTTATGTCACCCTGACGCACACCTGCAACACGCCGTG GGCTGACGCTTCGACAGTGAACGACGGATACGTGTACAATCTCACGGAATTTGGGCAG ACAATCATCCACGAGATGAACCGAATCGGGATGCTGATCGATCTGTCTCACGTCTCGCACAACGTTATGAAAGAAGTGCTCGCGGTGACCAGGGCCCCCATAATGTTCTCACACTCATCGGCCTTCGGGGTCTGCGGGAACTACAGGAACGTGCCCGACGACGTCCTGCACGCTGTC AAAAAGAACAACGGCATCGTCATGGTGAACTTCTACAGCGTATTCGTGAACTGCAACACCTCGAGGAACGCAACGATGCAGGACGTCGTAG atcatataaattacattcgaAATCTTATCGGTGTGGACCACGTTGGCATTGGCGGAGATTACGATGGCGTGAACTC GATGCCAGAGGGTTTGGAGGACGTCTCAAAGTATCCCGACCTATTCGATCGTTTGTACGAGAGCAGAGAAGGAGAACCAACGTGGACCAAGGAGGATCTCGAGAAACTGGCTGGAAGGAACTTTATTCGGGTTTTCCAAGCAGTGGAATCG GTGCGGGACTCCTTATCGTCCGAACCGCCACGAGAAGATATCATAGCGGGTGACGAATTGTATATTGCGCAAAAGAACGAAGGGCTCAATCCAGGCGCGTGTCAAACCGCGAAAGA GTGGAATGGTGTAAATGTAACAGATGCTGAACAGAAAGAGACAAGAACAAAGCGTCATCAAGCATGA
- the LOC105278540 gene encoding dipeptidase 1 isoform X3, with translation MVYINVAVCLAVLLFVIGLSVGLSVNTFKGRDALDSTPLIDGHNDLPHNLYQKLSNNLSAFHFEKDLRNDVVWGSTVCSSCYTDLPRLIEGKVGGQFWVAYTACGSQYKDSVQLTLRQIDVIRRLIHRYPANLQLVTDAADIEVAWRSGKIASMIAVEGGHSLDSSLAILRLYYDLGVRYVTLTHTCNTPWADASTVNDGYVYNLTEFGQTIIHEMNRIGMLIDLSHVSHNVMKEVLAVTRAPIMFSHSSAFGVCGNYRNVPDDVLHAVKKNNGIVMVNFYSVFVNCNTSRNATMQDVVDHINYIRNLIGVDHVGIGGDYDGVNSMPEGLEDVSKYPDLFDRLYESREGEPTWTKEDLEKLAGRNFIRVFQAVESVRDSLSSEPPREDIIAGDELYIAQKNEGLNPGACQTAKEWNGVNVTDAEQKETRTKRHQA, from the exons ATGGTGTATATTAACGTCGCCGTCTGCCTGGCAGTTCTTCTCTTCGTTATCGGATTGTCCGTGGGGCTAAGCGTGAACACTTTTAAGGGGCGAGATGCTCTAGACTCGACGCCGCTTATCGATGG GCACAACGATCTGCCGCACAATCTTTATCAAAAATTGAGCAACAACTTATCGGCCTTCCACTTCGAGAAGGACCTGAGGAACGATGTTGTGTGGGGAAGTACTGTTTGTTCCTCATGTTACACCGACCTACCCCGTCTGATCGAGGGAAAAGTGGGCGGACAA TTCTGGGTGGCGTACACGGCATGCGGGTCGCAGTACAAGGATTCCGTGCAGCTGACGTTGCGGCAGATTGACGTGATCAGACGGCTGATCCACCGGTATCCGGCGAACCTGCAGCTGGTGACGGATGCGGCGGACATCGAGGTCGCGTGGAGGAGCGGGAAGATAGCATCCATGATAGCGGTCGAGGGCGGTCACTCCCTTGACTCGAGCCTGGCGATCCTCAGGCTCTACTATGATCTCGGGGTTCGTTATGTCACCCTGACGCACACCTGCAACACGCCGTG GGCTGACGCTTCGACAGTGAACGACGGATACGTGTACAATCTCACGGAATTTGGGCAG ACAATCATCCACGAGATGAACCGAATCGGGATGCTGATCGATCTGTCTCACGTCTCGCACAACGTTATGAAAGAAGTGCTCGCGGTGACCAGGGCCCCCATAATGTTCTCACACTCATCGGCCTTCGGGGTCTGCGGGAACTACAGGAACGTGCCCGACGACGTCCTGCACGCTGTC AAAAAGAACAACGGCATCGTCATGGTGAACTTCTACAGCGTATTCGTGAACTGCAACACCTCGAGGAACGCAACGATGCAGGACGTCGTAG atcatataaattacattcgaAATCTTATCGGTGTGGACCACGTTGGCATTGGCGGAGATTACGATGGCGTGAACTC GATGCCAGAGGGTTTGGAGGACGTCTCAAAGTATCCCGACCTATTCGATCGTTTGTACGAGAGCAGAGAAGGAGAACCAACGTGGACCAAGGAGGATCTCGAGAAACTGGCTGGAAGGAACTTTATTCGGGTTTTCCAAGCAGTGGAATCG GTGCGGGACTCCTTATCGTCCGAACCGCCACGAGAAGATATCATAGCGGGTGACGAATTGTATATTGCGCAAAAGAACGAAGGGCTCAATCCAGGCGCGTGTCAAACCGCGAAAGA GTGGAATGGTGTAAATGTAACAGATGCTGAACAGAAAGAGACAAGAACAAAGCGTCATCAAGCATGA
- the LOC105278542 gene encoding ornithine decarboxylase 2, with the protein MSPNNNFNEIQVFDDAADNMDIIKTIIDVRNQEDGFYIVDIGDVIEKHREWVTKMPRVAPHFAIKCNPDPTVIKILAALNADFDCASEQEIRQVMQYGVQPDRIIFANPYKSPSHIKFAKKMNVSQMTVDSELELLKIKDFYPEAKIVIRIRCDAKNSECDLGLKFGCEPDEEAVRLMRLTMDLGLTLHGFSFHVGSPAGELNAFCRGIGMCKRLISIAKTMGCKDVQLVDIGGGFPGEKGTDIDKLANLINDAIQDLDPSIRVISEPGRYYVTSAFTLASYLHSKRVARRNGKVMRMYYINVGTYNSFIEELMGLKSRVPQILFEPASDEKFLSTLWGPTCDSYDVILKDVLLPELHLGDWMVWEDMGAYTLSICSTFNGFQIPEVIPIIRKGQWKNLMTEIKLMQRPTEIIEWSESVEREDYIGSR; encoded by the exons ATGTCACCCAACAATAACTTCAACGAGATCCAGGTCTTCGATGATGCGGCGGACAACATGGACATCATCAAGACCATAATCGACGTGAGAAACCAGGAGGACGGCTTCTACATCGTGGACATCGGCGACGTAATCGAGAAGCATCGCGAGTGGGTCACCAAAATGCCAAGGGTTGCACCGCATTTCG CGATCAAGTGCAATCCCGATCCGACGGTGATCAAAATACTGGCCGCTCTGAACGCCGATTTCGATTGCGCCTCCGAG CAAGAGATCCGGCAAGTGATGCAGTACGGAGTGCAACCCGATCGAATCATATTTGCGAATCCGTACAAAAGCCCGTCGCACATCAAGTTTGCCAAGAAGATGAACGTCAGCCAGATGACGGTGGACAGCGAGCTGGAGCTCTTGAAGATCAAGGACTTCTATCCCGAGGCCAA AATAGTGATCCGTATACGTTGCGACGCCAAGAACTCGGAGTGCGACCTCGGTTTGAAGTTCGGCTGCGAACCGGACGAGGAGGCTGTGCGATTGATGCGGCTCACGATGGACCTCGGTCTGACCCTGCACGGCTTCAGCTTCCACGTCGGCAGCCCGGCAGGCGAGCTGAACGCGTTCTGCAGAGGCATCGGCATGTGCAAGCGACTCATCTCGATCGCCAAGACGATGGGTTGCAAGGACGTGCAGCTGGTGGACATCGGTGGTGGTTTCCCCGGCGAGAAAGGGACGGACATCGACAAG CTCGCCAATCTCATTAATGACGCTATCCAAGATCTCGATCCCAGCATAAGAGTCATCAGCGAGCCCGGCAGATACTACGTCACCTCTGCCTTCACCCTCGCCTCGTATCTGCACTCGAAGAGAGTCGCTCGCAGGAACGGCAAAGTCATGCGAATGTATTACATAAATGTCGGAACGTACAACTCGTTCATCGAGGAACTGATGGGTCTCAAGTCGAGGGTCCCGCAGATCCTCTTCGAg CCGGCGAGCGACGAGAAGTTCCTCTCGACTTTATGGGGACCGACCTGCGACTCGTACGATGTGATTTTGAAGGATGTGTTGTTACCGGAACTTCACCTCGGCGACTGGATGGTTTGGGAGGACATGGGTGCCTACACTCTGTCCATATGCAGCACGTTCAACGGTTTCCAAATCCCAGAAGTCATACCGATCATCAGAAAGGGTCAATG GAAAAATTTGATGACAGAGATCAAACTGATGCAAAGACCCACCGAAATCATTGAATGGTCCGAGTCGGTGGAGAGGGAGGATTACATTGGAAGCCGCTGA
- the LOC105278543 gene encoding serine/threonine-protein phosphatase 2A 65 kDa regulatory subunit A alpha isoform isoform X1: MAASDSATDDSLYPIAVLIDELKNEDVQLRLNSIKKLSTIALALGIERTRSELIPFLTETIYDEDEVLLALAEQLGTFTPLVGGPEYVHCLLPPLESLATVEETVVRDKAVESLRNIAAQHSPADLEEHFVPLVQRLASGDWFTSRTSACGLFSVCYPRVSPTIKGELRNHFRSLCQDDTPMARRSAASKLGEFAKVVEIEYLKSDLIPMFVILAQDEQDSVRLLAVEACVSIAALLQQEDVEQLVMPTLRQSASDQSWRVRYMVADKFTDLQKAVGPEITKTDLVPAFQVLLKDIEAEVRAAAADKVRDFCQNLDQFNQESIIMTNILPIVKELVADPNQHVKSALASVIMGLSPILGKHNTIEHLLPLFLSQLRDECPEVRLNIISNLECVNEVIGIQQLSQSLLPAIVELAEDSKWRVRLAIIEYMPLLAGQLGVEFFDEKLNSLCMTWLVDHVYAIREAATLNLKKLVEKFGAEWAQNTVIPKVLAMSRDQNYLHRMTCLFCINVLAEVCGPEITTKVMLPTVVAMAADNVANVRFNVAKTLQRIGPFLEPSAVQTQVKPILDKLNADSDVDVKYFASEAITGTAG, from the exons ATGGCAGCGAGCGACTCTGCCACAGACGACAGCCTCTATCCGATCGCGGTTCTGATCGACGAGCTGAAGAATGAGGACGTCCAG CTACGTCTCAACTCGATCAAAAAATTGTCAACGATTGCACTGGCTCTGGGCATCGAACGAACGCGAAGCGAGTTGATACCATTCCTGACCGAGACCATCTACGATGAGGATGAGGTCCTTCTGGCACTGGCCGAGCAGCTCGGCACATTCACTCCCCTCGTTGGTGGGCCAGAATACGTGCACTGTCTATTA cCACCGCTGGAATCTCTGGCGACCGTGGAGGAGACGGTAGTCCGCGACAAGGCTGTTGAATCTTTAAGGAATATTGCGGCGCAGCATAGTCCTGCGGATCTAGAAGAGCACTTTGTGCCCTTGGTGCAACGCTTGGCTTCAGGGGATTGGTTCACATCAAGGACATCGGCATGCGGCTTGTTCAGCGTTTGTTATCCGAGGGTGAGCCCAACCATCAAAG GTGAACTACGAAATCACTTTCGCAGCCTGTGCCAGGACGATACACCCATGGCACGACGGTCAGCTGCCTCTAAATTAGGTGAATTCGCGAAAGTCGTGGAAATCGAGTATCTTAAGTCTGATTTAATACCCATGTTTGTTATACTCGCTCAGGACGAACAG GATTCGGTTCGTCTTTTAGCCGTTGAGGCGTGCGTCAGTATTGCGGCGTTGCTGCAGCAGGAGGATGTCGAACAATTGGTCATGCCTACGCTCCGCCAGAGCGCCAGCGATCAGTCATGGCGGGTTCGTTACATGGTGGCGGACAAGTTTACGGAT CTTCAAAAGGCTGTCGGCCCGGAAATCACGAAAACGGATCTCGTACCGGCGTTTCAAGTGTTGCTGAAGGACATCGAGGCGGAGGTGCGGGCCGCCGCGGCTGACAAAGTCCGCGACTTCTGTCAGAATCTTGATCAGTTCAACCAGGAATCCATAATAATGACCAACATATTGCCGATAGTCAAGGAACTCGTCGCGGATCCCAACCAGCACGTGAAGTCGGCTTTGGCGAGCGTGATCATGGGATTGAGTCCCATCCTCGGCAAGCACAA CACGATCGAGCATCTGTTACCCCTATTCCTGTCGCAGCTTAGAGACGAGTGTCCCGAGGTGCGACTCAACATCATCAGTAATCTGGAGTGCGTTAACGAGGTCATCGGTATACAGCAACTCTCGCAGTCGCTCTTACCCGCCATCGTGGAGTTGGCCGAGGACTCCAAGTGGCGCGTGCGACTGGCCATCATCGA GTACATGCCGTTGCTGGCCGGACAGCTTGGTGTAGAATTCTTCGACGAGAAGCTGAACTCGCTGTGCATGACCTGGCTGGTGGATCACGTTTACGCGATCCGGGAGGCGGCGACGTTGAATCTGAAGAAACTCGTGGAGAAATTCGGCGCTGAATGGGCGCAGAATACGGTGATACCGAAAGTCTTGGCCATGTCCAGGGACCAGAACTATCTTCACAGGATGACGTGCCTGTTCTGTATCAAT GTTTTGGCGGAAGTGTGCGGTCCGGAGATAACGACGAAGGTGATGCTTCCAACCGTAGTGGCGATGGCAGCTGACAACGTCGCGAACGTGAGATTTAACGTCGCCAAGACCCTCCAACGAATCGGGCCGTTCCTCGAGCCGTCGGCAGTCCAGACTCAAGTGAAACCGATCCTCGACAAACTCAACGCCGACAGCGACGTGGACGTGAAATACTTCGCTTCAGAGGCAATTACTGGTACTGCAG GTTGA
- the LOC105278543 gene encoding serine/threonine-protein phosphatase 2A 65 kDa regulatory subunit A alpha isoform isoform X2, with protein MAASDSATDDSLYPIAVLIDELKNEDVQLRLNSIKKLSTIALALGIERTRSELIPFLTETIYDEDEVLLALAEQLGTFTPLVGGPEYVHCLLPPLESLATVEETVVRDKAVESLRNIAAQHSPADLEEHFVPLVQRLASGDWFTSRTSACGLFSVCYPRVSPTIKGELRNHFRSLCQDDTPMARRSAASKLGEFAKVVEIEYLKSDLIPMFVILAQDEQDSVRLLAVEACVSIAALLQQEDVEQLVMPTLRQSASDQSWRVRYMVADKFTDLQKAVGPEITKTDLVPAFQVLLKDIEAEVRAAAADKVRDFCQNLDQFNQESIIMTNILPIVKELVADPNQHVKSALASVIMGLSPILGKHNTIEHLLPLFLSQLRDECPEVRLNIISNLECVNEVIGIQQLSQSLLPAIVELAEDSKWRVRLAIIEYMPLLAGQLGVEFFDEKLNSLCMTWLVDHVYAIREAATLNLKKLVEKFGAEWAQNTVIPKVLAMSRDQNYLHRMTCLFCINVLAEVCGPEITTKVMLPTVVAMAADNVANVRFNVAKTLQRIGPFLEPSAVQTQVKPILDKLNADSDVDVKYFASEAITGTAA; from the exons ATGGCAGCGAGCGACTCTGCCACAGACGACAGCCTCTATCCGATCGCGGTTCTGATCGACGAGCTGAAGAATGAGGACGTCCAG CTACGTCTCAACTCGATCAAAAAATTGTCAACGATTGCACTGGCTCTGGGCATCGAACGAACGCGAAGCGAGTTGATACCATTCCTGACCGAGACCATCTACGATGAGGATGAGGTCCTTCTGGCACTGGCCGAGCAGCTCGGCACATTCACTCCCCTCGTTGGTGGGCCAGAATACGTGCACTGTCTATTA cCACCGCTGGAATCTCTGGCGACCGTGGAGGAGACGGTAGTCCGCGACAAGGCTGTTGAATCTTTAAGGAATATTGCGGCGCAGCATAGTCCTGCGGATCTAGAAGAGCACTTTGTGCCCTTGGTGCAACGCTTGGCTTCAGGGGATTGGTTCACATCAAGGACATCGGCATGCGGCTTGTTCAGCGTTTGTTATCCGAGGGTGAGCCCAACCATCAAAG GTGAACTACGAAATCACTTTCGCAGCCTGTGCCAGGACGATACACCCATGGCACGACGGTCAGCTGCCTCTAAATTAGGTGAATTCGCGAAAGTCGTGGAAATCGAGTATCTTAAGTCTGATTTAATACCCATGTTTGTTATACTCGCTCAGGACGAACAG GATTCGGTTCGTCTTTTAGCCGTTGAGGCGTGCGTCAGTATTGCGGCGTTGCTGCAGCAGGAGGATGTCGAACAATTGGTCATGCCTACGCTCCGCCAGAGCGCCAGCGATCAGTCATGGCGGGTTCGTTACATGGTGGCGGACAAGTTTACGGAT CTTCAAAAGGCTGTCGGCCCGGAAATCACGAAAACGGATCTCGTACCGGCGTTTCAAGTGTTGCTGAAGGACATCGAGGCGGAGGTGCGGGCCGCCGCGGCTGACAAAGTCCGCGACTTCTGTCAGAATCTTGATCAGTTCAACCAGGAATCCATAATAATGACCAACATATTGCCGATAGTCAAGGAACTCGTCGCGGATCCCAACCAGCACGTGAAGTCGGCTTTGGCGAGCGTGATCATGGGATTGAGTCCCATCCTCGGCAAGCACAA CACGATCGAGCATCTGTTACCCCTATTCCTGTCGCAGCTTAGAGACGAGTGTCCCGAGGTGCGACTCAACATCATCAGTAATCTGGAGTGCGTTAACGAGGTCATCGGTATACAGCAACTCTCGCAGTCGCTCTTACCCGCCATCGTGGAGTTGGCCGAGGACTCCAAGTGGCGCGTGCGACTGGCCATCATCGA GTACATGCCGTTGCTGGCCGGACAGCTTGGTGTAGAATTCTTCGACGAGAAGCTGAACTCGCTGTGCATGACCTGGCTGGTGGATCACGTTTACGCGATCCGGGAGGCGGCGACGTTGAATCTGAAGAAACTCGTGGAGAAATTCGGCGCTGAATGGGCGCAGAATACGGTGATACCGAAAGTCTTGGCCATGTCCAGGGACCAGAACTATCTTCACAGGATGACGTGCCTGTTCTGTATCAAT GTTTTGGCGGAAGTGTGCGGTCCGGAGATAACGACGAAGGTGATGCTTCCAACCGTAGTGGCGATGGCAGCTGACAACGTCGCGAACGTGAGATTTAACGTCGCCAAGACCCTCCAACGAATCGGGCCGTTCCTCGAGCCGTCGGCAGTCCAGACTCAAGTGAAACCGATCCTCGACAAACTCAACGCCGACAGCGACGTGGACGTGAAATACTTCGCTTCAGAGGCAATTACTGGTACTGCAG CGTAG
- the LOC105278544 gene encoding uncharacterized protein LOC105278544 encodes MEQVIALSTQNPLSLLVKFGMMAWNNSCGTENCSGHGECHNGTCLCEIQFDGPECHIPNLSYYIAFATIFFLMAFVCLIQLVMCIVAEWQRMKAPSFLRACRVTTQKVLYFVVFLASIIRGAYFTSPTAFKEGWSRSLLSAYYPLLLSGSSLIVCFWAEVVHLRNIRWDKPQFLSKSFLAFVVFNIITYSLLLAEFITAQTYSQEDRSFYTHVFNGCYAVLLFIVVVFFLIYGVEVFFKVRGGFLNEYQVASIATNKRTADDSKVQAEDQVTAKLFDPVPSTSTAEPLHMQQVNTSQLHQSRFGLLSQAFMLFIVVGFLFSETLSEFWKTKVPLYSRNWHDVVFRVIEVGVALWFPCVLWNCMSPEQLWILNPKRILKRLDLDQGKHIKEIELQEKNVSPDTAFLSADATSINSKDCWICYDSDRQDAGPLIQPCHCRGDVSAVHHDCLRRWLVESSVNADSLVCKVCNTKYNVEHASRLDWQNSLTPRHCLQTIAIVTMMCASSAAAWIVIQLVEGPIIRMLAAGTALLIMYVCIRFLSMNTVVAYQRAKISSLNIVNSDSESSNSGTAQVATISHTVSVDLTKSDMATI; translated from the exons ATGGAACAAGTGATCGCGCTGAGTACTCAAAATCCATTGTCTTTGTTGGTCAAGTTTGGCATGATGGCTTGGAACAATAGTTGTGGAACTGAAAATTGTTCTGGTCACGGAGAGTGCCACAATGGGACCTGTCTGTGTGAG ATCCAATTTGATGGACCTGAATGCCACATTCCAAACCTGAGTTATTACATCGCCTTCGCTACCATCTTCTTTCTGATGGCTTTCGTTTGCCTGATACAACTCGTCATGTGCATCGTCGCAGAGTGGCAAAGGATGAAAGCACCATCTTTCCTGAGAGCATGCAGGGTCACCACTCAGAAAGTGCTTTACTTTGTGGTTTTCCTCGCGTCGATTATACGAGGCGCATACTTTACATCACCA ACTGCTTTTAAGGAGGGCTGGTCCAGAAGCTTGCTGTCAGCCTATTATCCTCTACTGTTGAGTGGATCATCATTGATCGTCTGCTTCTGGGCCGAGGTGGTTCATCTGAGAAACATTCGATGGGACAAGCCTCAGTTCCTGTCAAAATCTTTCCTGGCTTTTGTCGTCTTCAATATAATAACGTACTCCCTCCTGCTGGCCGAATTTATCACGGCTCAAACGTACTCGCAAGAAGATCGG AGTTTTTATACACACGTATTCAACGGCTGTTACGCAGTGCTGCTGTTTATCGTAGTGGTATTCTTCTTGATATATGGTGTGGAGGTGTTTTTCAAA GTTCGCGGTGGATTTTTGAACGAGTACCAGGTCGCTTCCATCGCGACGAATAAACGCACGGCCGATGACAGCAAGGTTCAGGCTGAAGATCAGGTAACAGCGAAATTATTTGACCCCGTCCCATCGACGTCCACAGCAGAGCCTCTGCATATGCAGCAGGTGAACACGTCTCAGTTACATCAGTCAAGATTCGGATTACTCTCCCAAGCGTTTATGCTGTTCATCGTAGTCGGTTTTCTGTTCAGCGAGACTCTCAGCGAATTCTGGAAAACAAA GGTGCCGTTGTACAGCAGGAACTGGCACGACGTCGTATTTCGCGTGATCGAAGTTGGCGTAGCACTCTGGTTTCCCTGTGTCTTGTGGAATTGTATGAG TCCCGAGCAGTTGTGGATCCTGAACCCGAAGCGTATACTGAAAAGATTGGACTTGGACCAGGGGAAACATATCAAGGAAATCGAACTGCAGGAGAAGAACGTGTCGCCGGACACTGCGTTCCTCTCCGCGGATGCAACGTCGATCAACAGCAAGGATTGCTGGATCTGTTATGATAGCGACAGGCAGGACGCTGGTCCATTGATACAACCGTGCCACTGCAGGGGTGATGTGAGCGCCGTGCATCACGATTGCCTGCGTCGCTGGCTCGTCGAG AGTTCCGTGAACGCGGACAGTCTCGTTTGCAAAGTTTGCAACACGAAGTACAACGTCGAGCACGCCAGTCGATTGGATTGGCAGAACAGTTTGACTCCGCGTCACTGTCTGCAGACTATCGCCATTGTTACCATGATGTGCGCATCTTCCGCTGCCGCGTGGATCGTTATCCAACTCGTGGAAGGGCCCATCATCAGGATGCTCGCTGCCGGAACCGCCCTGCTCATCATGTACGTCTGCATAAG ATTCCTGAGCATGAACACCGTCGTGGCGTATCAGCGGGCCAAGATCTCGTCGTTGAACATCGTTAACAGCGACAGCGAGAGCAGCAACAGCGGAACCGCGCAAGTCGCGACCATCAGCCACACCGTCTCCGTGGACCTGACGAAGTCGGACATGGCTACGATATAA